TGCGTTGCCCCTGTGCGGGGCGGCACCTACTTTTCTTTGCAGCGGTGTACAGACTGGAGACATGGTTGACACATGTACGGGGACATCGTTGACACCTGATGGTCAGGGTTTGGGTGCCTTCAGGTCAAGTTTGGCGACCCGCTGATGGGCGAACCAGATCTCGATCACCCCGTCTTCCTTCTCGCTCATGCGGGCTGCTACCTGCAGCCCCTTGAGCGCGATCGACAGCTTCAGTTTCTGGCCGCGCAGGCGCACCACGCCGCTGGCATTGACCCGTAAGACTTCATCGCCACAGCCGTATTCGGGCTCGGGCACCCGCCCGGGCATCGCGCGCAGGCTGCACGCGTAGCGGGTAATGGGCGTGGCCATCCCGAGTGCCTCGTGCGGACGTTCGACGTTGTACACGTGCCGCCAGCGATCCAGTGCCTGCTGCATGTGCGCATGTGTGCTGAAGGCCTGCCGGTCCAGCACTTCGGCCTTCAGCGTGCGGTGAAACCGTTCGTCCTTGCCATTGGTCTGCGGGTGATACGGCCGGCTGTAGCTCACCAGGATGCCCAGCCGGATCAGCCAGACCGCGAGTTCGGTGAGCTGCCCCGGCGCGCTGGGCGAGCCCCACGGCGCGCCGTTGTCGGTGTTGATGCGCGCAGGCAGCCCGTAGCAGCGGAACGCGCGCTCAAGCGCGGCCTGCACGACCTGTGTGGTCGTACGCGAGCAGGCGCTGAGCACGAGGTTGTAGCGCGAGTGATCGTCGATGACCGTCAGCGGCATGCAGCGCCCATCCTTCAGCGTCTGGACGTCGCCCTTGAAGTCCATCTGCCACAGCAGGTTCGGATGCGCGTGCTCGAAGCGCTGCCAGTGCTGGCGCTGCTGCGACGCCTGTTCATCGATGAGCCCGTGGCGGCGCAGGATTTCGGTGATCGTGGCGGGCGCGGGCACCTCAGTCTCGCCCAGATCCTTCAGGCGCCGTTCGATCTTGCGTCCGCCCCAGCCATGTTCGCGACGCAGTTCCAGCACCCGCGCTTCGATGTGTTCAGGTGAGCGCAGGGGGCTGTGGTGCGGGCGTCGGGAGCGGTCGGCCAGCCCGCCGGGGCCTTCGGCCTTGTGACGGTCCAGCCACTTGTAGCCGGTCTGGCGGCTGATCCGGTAGCGCCGGCATAGCTCGCTGAATGACAGAGCCTGTGTGGCGGCCAGGCTGACGAATTCTTCGCGGAGATTCATGGTGTTTTTTGCTTCCCAGGGCATGGTTGAATCCGGGCGTTTGATTACCCGAAAGTGTCAACCATGTCCCTGTACACCTGTCAGCTATGTCTCCAGTCTTTACACAGCGGCAAAGAAAAGTAGGCAAAAGAAAGCCGCTTTTGTACCTCCGGTGCCGGGCAGGATGGCGCTTCAGCATGCCGCAGTTGAGCCATCGCGCAGCAACGTCCGCACTCTGTAGAAAGCCCGCAGTCAACCGCGCACGGCGCGAAAAACCCATACAGTTTGGAGCACATACCGCCGTAATCAGACCGACGGCAAAGGCAAAAAAACGTGCTGACCGAATGTGCCCCAGGTGGATGTCATCTTTCGCGCCGCGTGCGCCTGACTGCGGGCTTTCTACGGAGTGTTTGCGTCGCTGCGCGACAGCTCAAAGACCGTGTGCCGTAGCGTTATCCTGGCGGGCACCGGAGGTTCAAAAGCGGCTTTCTTTTGCCTACTTTTCTTTGCCGCTGCAAAGAAAAGTAGGTGCCGCCCCGCACAGGGGCAACGCAAGAAGCACGGATACGAATTCGCGGATGCCAGCGAAAAAAAAGGTCACCGTGCAGAACCAGCCCGCACAACGATCTGCGCCAACGCATCGCGCTCAATCCGAACAAGAGAACCCTGCGCCTGCGCAAACTCATCAACGCTACAAACCTGATGCCCAAACCGCGCGCGAAGCCGCCGCGTAATCTGCAAAACACGAGTAGAAGGATCAAACACATAATGCGACGCATAGTCAAAAAACCGATCCTTCACAACAGCATCCACAGGCATATCGGTAACGCGAACGGTATCGGGTAGCGTAATCTGCGAAGTCTCATCGAAATCGCCCCCGATACAAACCCACGGCTGCGTCCGCTGCGGCTCAGCGAGCCACGCCTGCACCTGCGTGGCAATCCCCCCCGACAAACTCGTCAACGCAGGCAACGCGGTCGTCCCGTCAGGCCACGTGAAATGCTCCAACGTCCCCTGCATCGCAATCGCAAACGGCCCTGAAGTCGAAGTCAACTCGCCCGGCTGCATCCGGGCAATCCCATGCAACCCCGTCTGCCGCAACCGGTCGGCGGCAATCTGCTGCCAGCGCTGCCGCGTCGCACGTCGGAACACGTTGCGCTCGAGTTCAGCCGGCACACCCACGTCTTCCACACGATACGTGAACGCCGCCGTCCCCGTCCCGTCGATATCGATCGCCAGCCGCGCATTGCGGCCGCGCTCCTGAGTGGGAGGCGTGCGCGCGAGCACGCCGTCATCGACGAGCAGCACGGGACGGTCCATCGCGCTCGGTGGCAGATAGCCGAAGCCGATACCGCCCGCCGTCGTGTCCGCGTACAGGTTCAGCGACGGAATCCACGTGATCGCGTGATTGATCGCGCTTGCGCCGTAGCCCGGCACGTCGGGCAGCGTATAGATGGGCCCGAGATTGAGCAGCACGGCCTGACTGTCGATGCCGACGGCCGCGAGCATCGCGCCGAACAGCGCGACGTGATCCTTGCAGTCGCCATAACGGTTGCGCAGAATATCGCTGGCCTTGTGCGGCACAGCCGCCGTCTCGCCGAGAAACAGCGCGACGTAGCGGATGTTCATGCGCACCCAGTCGTACAGAATCTGCGCCTTCTCGCGCGGGTCGTCGGTGTGCGCCGTCAGCGCCTGCGCAAACTGCGCGATCGCCGGATCGCGCCACGTCGGATCCTGCGCCGCCGTGCGATAACGCTCGGCAAACGACGCGAAATCGCGCGTCGTCGATACCATCAGCCGGTCGCCCCACGTCGCGTAGCCGACTGCCCCCGCTTCGATGGGCGCATACGGTCCATGCCGATACTCGAACGTGTAGCGCGTGCGACCATTCTCCGTAACGGGCGGCAACGCGACATAGCCGCGTGCGTCGGCATAAAGCGGTACGTCGGCGGGCAGATCGAAAATCAGCTGCTGCATATCGACAGGACCGCGCGTGGGCTCGACGAAATACGCAAACGTGCCGCCTTGCAGCGGTATCGAGCGCGTCTTGCGAAACGCGAGATGCACGCGCGATCCCGGTTCGACGCCCGGAAAGATCACCGTGCGCAGCACGCCGTCCTGAAACGTCGGCGCGCCCGCCGAGCGCGGCTCCTGCACGTCGCGGATGCCGTCCGGCCCGACAGGATGCGCGACGCCGTCGCGATCGATCGTCTCCGCCGCGAGCAGCTGCACCTGCTCGATGTCCTTGTTGAACCACACGTAGCGTTGCGCGATATCGTCGACACCGCTCGTCGTGTTCGCGCGCAGGATCGTGTCGTCGTGCTCCTCGATCGAGCCGTCCTTCTGCACGACGAACAGATGGACGTCGCGCTCGATCGTCGACGGCGGAATGTCGTCGGTCGCCACGCGTTCCTGCGCATGCATGGACGCCGCGCCGCATGCGCAGACGATCAGCGGCAACATGGCCGCCGCGCGCAGGCGGTGCACGTGCCGGCTCATGCGTTGCGCACCGCGCGACGGCGTGCGCCGCGCTGCGTGCGCCACGCGCGCGGGCTCATGCCGAATTCGGCGCGAAATGCGTGATTGAAATTGGACACATCGTTAAAGCCGCTATCGAGCGCGATATCGACAATCTTCACGTCTTCATCGACGAGACCTAACGCCGCGTGACGCAGCCGCGCGCGCAGCACGTATTGATGCGGCGTCACGCCCGTGACGCGCTCGAATGTGCGCAAAAAGTAGAAATCGGACAGGCCGCACAATTGCGCGAGACGCGCGAGCGTATGCGGCGCATCGGGCGTTTCGTCGATCAGGCGCGCGGCCTGCGTCACGCGCGACCACGCGCTCGCGCTCGTCGATGCGGCATGGCGCTTCGCATCGGGTTGGGTCGCGCGCAACGTGGTGTCGGCGAGTTCGACGGCAAGTTCGTCCCATGCGGCATCGGACGCATCATGCGCCGCGCCGCTGCAAGCGCGCGCGATCAACCCCGAAAACGCACGCAGCGGCGGCATACGGCCGTGTCGAAACGATGCCTCGGCGCGAGACAAACCCATGTCGGCGGCAAGCCGTTCGAAGTACGCAGGCTGATAGTGAAACGACACGCAGCGGTCGCCAGGCGCATGCCGATGGCCACACTCGAAGCATTCGCCCGCGTTACCGAGCAGCAGCGAGCCGGGCGTGAGCAGTTCGCGCCCTGCTGCCGAGCGATAGCCGAACGCGCCCGCCGCCACCATCGCGATGCACACGCCCGCGTGCCGTTCCTCGAACGGCCGGTCGCGCGGGCCGAAGGTGCACAGCACGTCCGTCACCTGCCAGCCGTCGCCCGCCGCGATCGTGCGCATCTGCGTGTTGCCGGGCATGCCCAGCGCGTCGCGGCGTGCCAGCGCGGCTTCGAGTTCGACGGCAATTTTTCCCAAGATGTCACCTCGCGGGATTCGTATGCTCGTTTTATCACAACGTCGGCGGGCGCGGCACGATACACCCGCCTCCCTTTCAATCGACTTCAGCACAAGGAGCAACGTTCAATGAATGCATTGGATCAAGGTCTCGCCCGCGGGTTTCATGCAGCACTCGGCGCGCCTGGCCGCGCAGCCGACATCGACGCCGCGCATGACCTCTACGGCTGGCTCATCGGCAGCTGGGACATGGACGTGCTGCACTATCGCGTCGACGTGCGCGAGCGGCACCTGACGGGCGAGATTCACTTCGGCTGGGCGCTCGAAGGCCGCGCCGTGCAGGACGTGTGGATCATGCCGCGCCGCGCGGATCGCAACGCGTCGCGCGAGCCTGGCTTCGACATGTACGGCACGACGCTGCGCGTGTGGGACGCTTCGATCGAAGCGTGGCGCGTCACCTACATCAATCCGGCGATCGGCCAGCGCGACGAACTGGTCGGCCGGAAAATCGGCCGCGATATCGTGCAGATCGGCACGCATGCGGACGGCACGCCGATCCGCTGGAATTTCACCGATATCACCGACGACGCGTTCCGCTGGACGGGCGTCGCGCTCGCGCCGGACGGCGTCACGTGGAATCTGGAAGGCGAGTTCGTCGCGCGGCGCAGGCGCGGCTGAGCGGGCTCATGATCGCTGCCGCAGTTCCGCGCCCTCGTCCTTCGACAGCTTCACGAAGAAGAACAGCGAGCACAACACGGCCCCGCCGACCACGAAGAACGCCGGCGAGAAATCGCGCGCGGTGAGGTGCGCGGCGCTGCCGCCGTGCAGATGCGCCGTCAGCGCGAGCAGCGACGCGCCGAACGCGACGCCGAGACTCACCGACAGTTGCTGCGCCATGCCCGAGAGCGCCGTCGCGCGGCTCATCCGCGGCTTGGGCATGTCGGAGTAGCCGAGCGTGTTGAGCGTGACCATCGCGAGCGAATTGAACAGGCCGCCCACCAGCAGCACGCAGAAGATCAGCAGATGCGGCGTGTTGGGCGTGAAGAGCCCGTAGCACGCGTAGAAGCAGCCCGTCATGCAGGTCGCGACGATCAGCACCGTGCGAAAGCCGATGCGCCGGATCGCCGTGCCCATCACGGCACGCACGGCGAGCGAGCCCACCGCCGTCGCGACGCTCAGCGACCCCGACGTGAGCGGCGACAGGCCGAAGCCGAGTTGCAGCATCAACGGCATCAGAAACGGCGACGCGCCGATGCCGATGCGCAGCGGCATCCCGCCGAGCACGGCCGTCCGGTACGCCTTGAAGCGCAGCAGCAAGGGATCGATGATCGCGTCGGCGTGACGGCGGCTATACAGCCAGTACAGCAGCATCGACAGCGCGCCCGTGCCCGTGAACGCGAAAGTCACCCACGGCGGCACGAGCCCGCGCCCCGCCGTATCGAGACCGCCGACCAGACCGACGAGCCCCGTCGACAGCAGGACGAAGCCAGGCAGATCGAAGCGCTCGTCGATCGCTTCGTGCGTGTCGTCGATGAAGGCCAGTGCGCACAACACGCCGATCACGCCGAACGGCACGTTCAGCAAAAAGATCCAGCGCCACGACGTGATCGTGACCACAGCCCCGCCGAGCAACGGCCCGGCCAGCCGCCCCACGGCGCCCGGCACCGTGAACCACACCATCGCCGCGACCATCCGCGCGGGCGGCACGCTGCGCAGCAGGATCAGCCGCCCGACGGGCACCATCATCGCGCCGCCCATGCCCTGCAACACGCGAAACACGACGAGCTGCGGCAGCGACGTCGCGATGCCGCATAACGCCGAAGCCACTGAAAACAGGCCGATCGCCGAGCAGAACACGCGGCGTGCGCCGAAGCGGTCGGCAAGCCAGCCGCTCGCCGGCAGGAACACGGCGAGACTGAGCAGATAGGAAGTGATCGCGAGATTCAGATGCAGCGCCTCGACGCCGAGCGAGCGCGCGATGGAAGGCAGCGCGGTCGCCATGATCGACGTATCGAGGTTTTGCAGGAACAGCGGACAGGCAACGATCAGCGGAATGATGCGGGCGCGGTCGGTCATCCTTTTCTTTTACCGCAAAACGCCCGCGTGTGGCGAGCACCGCTGCACCGCACGGTATTACGGTTTGTTGCGCCCGCTTCTACGTTCGCTTCTACGTATGCTTCCGCGCCCGTTCCGCTGTCAGCGCGCCGTTTCTTCGAGCGCGCGAAGCAACGAAAGCGCGATGCCGCGCGCCGCGAGCTTCACTTCATCGAGCGATGGGAAGGTCGGCGCGATACGCAGATGGCGGTCTTCTTCGTCGCGTCCGTACGGATATGCGGCGCCTGCCGGCGTCAGCACGAGCCCCGCTTCCGCTGCCAGCGCGACCGTGCGTTTCGCATAGCCCTTCGGCACATAGAGGCTGATGAAATAGCCGCCCTCCGGACGATTCCACGACACATCGGGCACGTCCGCGAGCAGCGCTTCGAAGGCAGCCACCACCGCGTCGAACTTCGGCCGCAGCAGCGCGCGATGTTGCGCCATCAAACGTTCGAGACCGGCGCGATCGCGCAGATAACGCAGATGGCGCAACTGGTTCAGCTTGTCGGGACCGATCGTGCGCACGCCCATGTGCTTCTGCCACCAGCCGACATTGCGCGCCGACGACGCCAGAAACGCGATGCTGCCGCCCGCCACCGTCACCTTCGACAGCGACGCGAACACGAGCGCGCGATCCGCATGCCCCGCCCGTTCGCACAGTTCGACGATGTTGGGTGTCGTATGCAGCGTGTCCGTCAAATGATGAAAGCGATAGGCATCGTCCCAGAAGAGCCGGAAATCGGACGCGGCGGCGGGCATCGCGGCCAGACGTTCGATCGTTTCGCGCGACCAGATTGCGCCGCTCGGGTTGCTGTAGAGCGGCATGCACCAGATGCCCTTGATCGACGCATCGCTCTTCACATGCGCTTCCACGACGTCCATATCTGGGCCGTCCTGCGTCGTCGGCACGGGAATCATGCGGATGCCGAGCGCCTCGCAGATCGCGAAGTGCCGGTCGTAACCCGGCACGGGACACAGAAACGCGACCTCGCCCTGCTTGCTCCACGGCGCATCGCCGGGCATGCCGTAGAGCATCGCGAACGCGAGCGCATCGTGCATCAGTTCGAGGCTCGAATTGCCTGCTGCAACCACTTGCGCCGGGTCGACGTCGAGCAGTTGCGCGCCCAGTTCGCGCGCCTCGGGCAAGCCAGGCAGATGCCCATAGTTGCGGCAGTCGATGCCGTCGCGCGACATGAAGCCTGCCGTACCCGCTTCGTCGAGCAGCGCGCGCGACAGGTCCAACTGTTCGGGCGACGGCTTGCCGCGCGACATGTCGAGCCGCATCGCAAGCTGTTTGAATTCGTCGTAGGTGGTCGGCGTGGTCATGAGGTCCCCGTTTGAAGTTCGGTATGAAGCCAGCGTATGAAACCTAGTATGCAGCCGCCCCCGAGTTCAGACAAACGCGTTATATTGAACATTTCGATCAATATTTCTGATAGCGCAGATACGGATGAAAGCCCTCGATCTCGACGTGCTCGCGATGTTCGTCGCCATCGCCGACACGGGCAGTTTCGTGCGCGGCGCAGCGCTCGTGCATCGTTCGCAATCGGCGCTGAGCATGCAGATCCGCTCGCTCGAAACGGCGCTCGGCAAGCCGCTTTTCGTGCGCGGGCCGCGCAGCGTCACGCTCACGCAGGACGGCCAGGTGATGCTCAGCTACGCGCGCCGCATGCTCGCGCTGCGCGACGAAGCGTGGGCGTCTGTCGTGCATCCCGAAGTGACAGGTCGCGTGGCGATCGGCGTGCCGGACGATTACGCGTCGTCGCTGCTGCCGTCCGTGCTGCGCACCTTCTCGGCGACGTATCCGAAGGTCGAAATTCAGGTGGTCAGCTTGCCGAGCAATGCGCTCGCGCCGCTTCTGAAGGACAACAAGATCGACCTCGCGTGCGTCACGCGTGTGAAGGGCCTGGCGGGCGAATTCATCCGGCTCGAACCGATGGTCTGGGCGGGCACGTCCACGGCGGGACGTGAAGTGTGGAAGGAGCGGCCGCTGCCGATTGCGCTGTTCGGTGTCGGCAGTGTTGCGCGCGCGAATGCGATCCAGACGCTCGAACGCGCGAAGATCGCGTATCGCACGTCGTATGAGAGCCCGAGTCTGATGGGCCTGTTCAGCATGGTCGATGCGGGTCTCGCGGTTGCGCCGCTCGCGCGCTGCGCGGTGCCCGAGCGCTTCGTCACGCTGGGGCGCCAGCATGGTCTGCCGAAACTGCCTGAACTGGAGATCATCCTCGCGCGCAGCGCACGCTCGAACCGGCCGCCTTGCGACTATCTCGCTGAACAGATTCTCAGCGAACTGCGGGACTGAGCCCCGCGCGATATCCCGATGCTCAACCCTCTTCGCCCAGTTGCACGAGCAACGCATGCAGCCGCTCGGTGTGACGCAACAGCATGATCCGATGCTTGTCGATCTGTTCGAGACGGCCCGCGAGATCGGCCGTGATCGGATCGTCGAGTTCCGCTGCCGACAGCACGTCTTCGACTTTCGCGCGCACCGATGCAAACTCCACGGGCGGATGCGTAAGCGAACGCTCGAAGCGCCGCACTTCCTGCACGGCGAGATCGCGCACCTTGCGGAAATACGCCTGCCGCCGATGCAGTTCGGCTTCGAGCACATCGTCTTCGGGACGGCGCTGCGGCTGCTGGCCGAAGATCGGTTCGGGCGGACGCAACACTGACTTCTTGCGCACAGGATGCGCGGTGCCGCGAAAGCGCGCGAGCGGCGCTTCGTTGTCGATTGCGTCGCGCGCGTTACCGGGGACGTCGGACGCCTCGTGCGGCGCATCCATCCAGCCGCCCGGCAGCCCTGTCACAGCTTCGACGCCACGCACGAATTCTTCGCTGAAGTCGCGCTGGCCGGCGAGCATCAGCTTCAGATACGACGCGGAGAAAGTCATCATCCGCGCGAGCCGCGCGGCCGCACCGACGTCGCGCGTCAGCAGGCCAAGATTGGCCCGCCAGATGGGTAGCAGGGATTCGTCGGAATATTCCATCGCTGGGTCTTCCTTCATCAGTCTTGCTGCTGGCGCCTGTGTGCCTCTGTACCTGCATCGAGCGGGCCGCACGCGCCGCAAGGCGCATGCCCGTGCGCCGCGTCCGACAAAGATAGACGCATCGCTACGCGGCGCGCAACCAGATTCGCACGGCGGATGCAGCACAAAGACAACACTGGCGCGCATCGCAGCGCGTGTGCACTTCACTGATGAATTGACCCCGCATGGGACGTTGCGTTCCATGTGCGGTGGCAACGGAGCATGCGGAGGACGCGCGGAGCGCGATGTCCGCGCGCGCATGCTCCGTTTAGATACGCTTCTGTGTGGCCGTGTTCAGGCAGAAGCGACGCGATTGAGCGCCGTCTTCACGAGCTTTTCCAGCAGCGGTTCGATCTTCGTCGCGAGCGCTTCGTCGTACGCGTACGGCATCTGCTCCTGCATATACGTGATCTGCGACAGCTCCAGCTGCACCGCATGCACGCCCTGTTCACGCTGGCCGTAGTGGCGCGTGATATAGCCGCCCTTGAAGCGTCCGTTCGCGACGGCCGTATAGCCGCCATGTTCTTCGACGATTTTCGCCAGCGCTTCGGCGAGTCCTGCCACTGCGCTCTCGCCGTTCGACGTGCCGAAGTTGAAGTCGGGCAAACGACCGTCGAAGAAACGCGGCACGTGCGAGCGGATCGAATGCGCTTCCCACAGCAGCACCTTGCCATGCTGCGCCTTCAATGCGGCCAGTTCCCCCTGCAACGCTTCGTGATACGGCTGCCAGTACAGATCGCGACGCCGTGCGACTTCGGCATCGTCGGGCAGACAGCCGTCGCGATAGAGCGGCTCCTTGTCGAAGGTATCGACGGGCAGCAGGCCTGTCGTGTCCTGTCCCGGATAGAGATTTGCGCCATCGGGCGGACGGTTCAGGTCGATCACGTAGCGCGCGTACGTGGGCGCGAGAATCGATGCGCCCATGCGTTTCGCAAACGCATAAAGGCGGTCGAGATGCCAGTCGCAATCGTCGGTGCGCGTGGCGACGTCCGTCATCTGCGCGGCGATATCGGCGGGAATGCGCGTGCCCAGATGCGGGATCGAAATCAGGAACGGCAACGTTCCCCGATGCAGCGAGAAGACAGGCAAATCGTTAGTGGCAGTCATGTCGTCAGGGCTTCCCAAGGTTGAGTCGTAGCGCGTACCTTGCGCTTTACTTCAGCAGTTCGGCAAGCGCCGCGCGATAGTTCGCATACGCGTGCTCCTCGTCGCGATGACGTCGATTGTCGACGACCTTCGCGCCGCCCGCATACACGTCGCGCACAGGCGTTTCGCCATGCTCGCAGAACACGGCGCCCGACAGCCACGCATCGCTCGTCTGCTCCGCGATGTTCGGATGATTCGCATCGAGCACCATGAAATCGGCGCGCGCGCCCGTCTTCAGTGCGCCAACAGCACGTCCCGTCGCGAGCGCGCCGCCTTCCAGCGACGCCGCATAGAGACGGTCCGCGACACGCGGTGTTTGCGTCGACGCGAGCACGTTGCGCTGACGCCTCGACAAACGTTGACCGTATTCGAGCAGGCGCAGTTCCGCACGCCAGTCGACGCCGATATGACTATCGCTGCCGACGCCGATGCGCCCCTGTTGCTCCAGATAATCGTGCGCGGGGAAAATACCGTCGCCGAGATTTGCTTCCGTTGTCAGGCACAGGCCCGCAATCGCGCCGCTCTTCGCGAGGTTCGCTGTTTCATTCGCGTCGATATGCGTCGCGTGCACGAGGCACCAGCGCTGATCGACATCGAAACGGTCGAGCAGCCATTGCACGGGCCGCGCGCCTTCCGTTTCGATGCAGGCGTCCACTTCCGCTGTCTGTTCGGCGATATGGATATGCACGGGCGCGCCTGGCGACATCGCATCGAGTCCATTCAGCAGCGTGCGCAGCGAATCGTTCGATACCGCGCGCAGCGAATGGGGCGCTACGCCATAGCGCAACGCGCCATGTTCGGGGCGCGCGCGGCGCAGCGTATGGAGCAGCGCGAGCAGACTGTCGGGCGTATTGATGAAGCGGCGCTGATCGTCGCGCGGCGGCTGCGCACCGAAGCCCGCATACTGATACAGCACGGGCAGCATCGTGATGCCGATGCCGCTCGCGCCCGCGGCATCGACCACGCGCTGCGCGAGTTCGGCCTCGTTCGCATAGCGCTGGCCGTCCTGCATGTGATGCACGTAATGAAATTCGCAGACGGACGTGTAGCCCGCCTTGAGCATTTCGATGTACAGCCATTGCGCAATCGACGCCAGCCCTTCCGGCGTGATGCGCGCCGCGAAGCGGTACATCAGGTCGCGCCAGCTCCAGAAGCTGTCGACGGCATTTGCACGGTATTCGGTGAGGCCCGCCATCGCGCGCTGAAATGCGTGCGAGTGCAGATTCGGCATGCCGGGCAACACCGGGCCGTGCGCTCTCGCGACGCCGGCGGGCGCTTGCGTATCGGGCGTGACTGACGTTAGAGCGCCGCTAGCATCCCATTGCAGCAGCACGTTTTGCCGCCAGCCTTCGGGCAAAAACGCGTTATCGGCAAACAGCGATTGATTGGCTTGAGTCATGTTCAATTCCGCGTAAAGACCGTCTCGCCGCCGCGCACGACGCGCTCGCACAGCGGCCGGCCGATCCAGTAAGCAAGCTCCGCAAGCGACTGCACCGACCACACCGCGAAGTCGGCGGCGCGACCCACGGCAAGCGTGCCGTGCGTGTCCGCCTTGCCGAGCGCCTGCGCCGCGTGACGCGTCACGCCTTGCAGCACTTCGGGCACTGTCATGCGGAACAGCGTCGTCGCCATGTTCATCATCAGCGGCAGCGAAGTCGCGGGCGACGTGCCCGGATTGCTGTCCGTCGAAATCGCAATCGGCACGCCGTAGCGGCGCAGCAGGTCGACAGGCGGCAACTGCGTTTCGCGGATGAAGTAGAACGCGCCCGGCAACAGCACGGCGACCGTGCCCGATTCCTTCATCGCGACGACGCCCGCTTCGTCGAGAAACTCCAGGTGATCCGCCGACAATGCGCGATGCCGCGCGGCAAGCGCCGTGCCGCCCGCGTTCGACAGTTGCTCCGCGTGCATCTTCACAGGCAACCCACGACGCGCCGCCGCATTGAACACGCGCTCGCTCTGCTCGAGCGAAAAGCCGATGCGCTCGCAAAACACGTCGACGGCATCGACGAGTCCTTCGTCGGCGAGTGCGGGCAGCATGCGCTCGCACACTTCGTCGATGTAATCGTCGGCGCGGCC
This genomic interval from Paraburkholderia sabiae contains the following:
- a CDS encoding IS481 family transposase yields the protein MPWEAKNTMNLREEFVSLAATQALSFSELCRRYRISRQTGYKWLDRHKAEGPGGLADRSRRPHHSPLRSPEHIEARVLELRREHGWGGRKIERRLKDLGETEVPAPATITEILRRHGLIDEQASQQRQHWQRFEHAHPNLLWQMDFKGDVQTLKDGRCMPLTVIDDHSRYNLVLSACSRTTTQVVQAALERAFRCYGLPARINTDNGAPWGSPSAPGQLTELAVWLIRLGILVSYSRPYHPQTNGKDERFHRTLKAEVLDRQAFSTHAHMQQALDRWRHVYNVERPHEALGMATPITRYACSLRAMPGRVPEPEYGCGDEVLRVNASGVVRLRGQKLKLSIALKGLQVAARMSEKEDGVIEIWFAHQRVAKLDLKAPKP
- a CDS encoding DUF3857 domain-containing transglutaminase family protein, which encodes MSRHVHRLRAAAMLPLIVCACGAASMHAQERVATDDIPPSTIERDVHLFVVQKDGSIEEHDDTILRANTTSGVDDIAQRYVWFNKDIEQVQLLAAETIDRDGVAHPVGPDGIRDVQEPRSAGAPTFQDGVLRTVIFPGVEPGSRVHLAFRKTRSIPLQGGTFAYFVEPTRGPVDMQQLIFDLPADVPLYADARGYVALPPVTENGRTRYTFEYRHGPYAPIEAGAVGYATWGDRLMVSTTRDFASFAERYRTAAQDPTWRDPAIAQFAQALTAHTDDPREKAQILYDWVRMNIRYVALFLGETAAVPHKASDILRNRYGDCKDHVALFGAMLAAVGIDSQAVLLNLGPIYTLPDVPGYGASAINHAITWIPSLNLYADTTAGGIGFGYLPPSAMDRPVLLVDDGVLARTPPTQERGRNARLAIDIDGTGTAAFTYRVEDVGVPAELERNVFRRATRQRWQQIAADRLRQTGLHGIARMQPGELTSTSGPFAIAMQGTLEHFTWPDGTTALPALTSLSGGIATQVQAWLAEPQRTQPWVCIGGDFDETSQITLPDTVRVTDMPVDAVVKDRFFDYASHYVFDPSTRVLQITRRLRARFGHQVCSVDEFAQAQGSLVRIERDALAQIVVRAGSAR
- a CDS encoding helix-turn-helix transcriptional regulator translates to MGKIAVELEAALARRDALGMPGNTQMRTIAAGDGWQVTDVLCTFGPRDRPFEERHAGVCIAMVAAGAFGYRSAAGRELLTPGSLLLGNAGECFECGHRHAPGDRCVSFHYQPAYFERLAADMGLSRAEASFRHGRMPPLRAFSGLIARACSGAAHDASDAAWDELAVELADTTLRATQPDAKRHAASTSASAWSRVTQAARLIDETPDAPHTLARLAQLCGLSDFYFLRTFERVTGVTPHQYVLRARLRHAALGLVDEDVKIVDIALDSGFNDVSNFNHAFRAEFGMSPRAWRTQRGARRRAVRNA
- a CDS encoding DHA2 family efflux MFS transporter permease subunit translates to MTDRARIIPLIVACPLFLQNLDTSIMATALPSIARSLGVEALHLNLAITSYLLSLAVFLPASGWLADRFGARRVFCSAIGLFSVASALCGIATSLPQLVVFRVLQGMGGAMMVPVGRLILLRSVPPARMVAAMVWFTVPGAVGRLAGPLLGGAVVTITSWRWIFLLNVPFGVIGVLCALAFIDDTHEAIDERFDLPGFVLLSTGLVGLVGGLDTAGRGLVPPWVTFAFTGTGALSMLLYWLYSRRHADAIIDPLLLRFKAYRTAVLGGMPLRIGIGASPFLMPLMLQLGFGLSPLTSGSLSVATAVGSLAVRAVMGTAIRRIGFRTVLIVATCMTGCFYACYGLFTPNTPHLLIFCVLLVGGLFNSLAMVTLNTLGYSDMPKPRMSRATALSGMAQQLSVSLGVAFGASLLALTAHLHGGSAAHLTARDFSPAFFVVGGAVLCSLFFFVKLSKDEGAELRQRS
- a CDS encoding aminotransferase class I/II-fold pyridoxal phosphate-dependent enzyme — encoded protein: MTTPTTYDEFKQLAMRLDMSRGKPSPEQLDLSRALLDEAGTAGFMSRDGIDCRNYGHLPGLPEARELGAQLLDVDPAQVVAAGNSSLELMHDALAFAMLYGMPGDAPWSKQGEVAFLCPVPGYDRHFAICEALGIRMIPVPTTQDGPDMDVVEAHVKSDASIKGIWCMPLYSNPSGAIWSRETIERLAAMPAAASDFRLFWDDAYRFHHLTDTLHTTPNIVELCERAGHADRALVFASLSKVTVAGGSIAFLASSARNVGWWQKHMGVRTIGPDKLNQLRHLRYLRDRAGLERLMAQHRALLRPKFDAVVAAFEALLADVPDVSWNRPEGGYFISLYVPKGYAKRTVALAAEAGLVLTPAGAAYPYGRDEEDRHLRIAPTFPSLDEVKLAARGIALSLLRALEETAR
- a CDS encoding LysR substrate-binding domain-containing protein produces the protein MKALDLDVLAMFVAIADTGSFVRGAALVHRSQSALSMQIRSLETALGKPLFVRGPRSVTLTQDGQVMLSYARRMLALRDEAWASVVHPEVTGRVAIGVPDDYASSLLPSVLRTFSATYPKVEIQVVSLPSNALAPLLKDNKIDLACVTRVKGLAGEFIRLEPMVWAGTSTAGREVWKERPLPIALFGVGSVARANAIQTLERAKIAYRTSYESPSLMGLFSMVDAGLAVAPLARCAVPERFVTLGRQHGLPKLPELEIILARSARSNRPPCDYLAEQILSELRD